From a single Bacillus sp. NEB1478 genomic region:
- a CDS encoding DMT family transporter: MQNETTSRWKGIVLALTGASLWGFSGNAAEWIFSHSAIEATWLVSVRMVMAGVLLLCLLSIKTNVFIVWKNKRDSIDLVVFSLTGMIGAQLAFFLSIEAGNAPTATLLQFLGPVFITIYFALKVLKWPKRKEWIAVLIALTGTFLLLTNGKLNYITVSKEAIFWGVLSGISVAVYTVYPVRLLKKYSSAAIVGWAMFIGGLGVSILTRPGADGVMWSPSLLWMLAFVVVFGTLLPFYLYLHSLKYITSTETSLLGSAEPLVATIVSVIWLGTSFGSYQSAGGMLIILTVFLLSMPEKGILKINQTVNK, from the coding sequence GTGCAAAATGAAACAACCTCCAGATGGAAAGGAATCGTATTAGCCTTAACTGGTGCATCACTATGGGGATTTTCAGGAAATGCAGCAGAATGGATTTTTTCCCATTCAGCAATTGAAGCAACATGGCTTGTATCTGTTCGAATGGTTATGGCTGGAGTACTTTTATTATGCCTTTTGTCCATAAAGACGAACGTGTTTATAGTATGGAAGAATAAAAGAGACAGTATAGATCTCGTCGTGTTTTCCTTAACAGGAATGATTGGTGCACAGCTTGCGTTTTTTCTTAGTATAGAGGCTGGAAATGCACCTACGGCAACGCTTCTTCAATTTTTAGGTCCGGTTTTTATTACAATCTATTTCGCATTAAAAGTATTGAAGTGGCCGAAGCGAAAAGAATGGATTGCTGTTCTGATAGCACTTACGGGAACGTTCTTACTTTTAACAAACGGTAAACTTAACTACATAACCGTTTCTAAGGAAGCTATCTTTTGGGGTGTTTTATCTGGTATTTCAGTTGCAGTTTATACCGTTTATCCAGTTAGACTTTTAAAGAAATATTCTTCTGCAGCTATAGTAGGATGGGCGATGTTTATTGGAGGACTCGGCGTCTCCATTTTGACACGGCCTGGGGCAGATGGAGTAATGTGGTCTCCGTCTCTCTTATGGATGCTTGCCTTTGTAGTGGTGTTTGGTACGCTTTTGCCATTTTATTTGTATTTGCACAGTTTAAAATACATCACATCAACAGAGACGAGTCTGCTGGGAAGTGCTGAACCTTTAGTGGCCACAATCGTTTCTGTGATCTGGCTTGGAACCTCATTTGGATCATATCAGTCAGCAGGCGGAATGCTCATTATATTAACGGTATTTTTATTATCTATGCCTGAAAAAGGGATTCTGAAGATTAATCAAACAGTTAATAAATAA
- a CDS encoding acyl-CoA thioesterase, protein MNEKYVMESRTVKSSVVLPPDTNNHGTLFGGKLMAYIDDVAAISAIRHARKNVVTASTDSVDFLQPIKVGHSVCLESFVTWTKTTSMEVFIKVIAENLLSGERKVCAVSFLTFVALDEEGKPTPVPKVIPQTEEEKWLHQHAPERAVARKKRREESKKLAKEFGVKKPWEII, encoded by the coding sequence ATGAATGAAAAATATGTGATGGAATCCAGAACGGTTAAATCCTCTGTTGTACTGCCGCCTGATACAAACAATCACGGAACACTTTTCGGCGGAAAACTAATGGCTTACATTGATGATGTTGCAGCAATTTCGGCAATTCGGCATGCACGAAAAAATGTAGTGACGGCTTCAACAGATTCAGTTGATTTTCTTCAGCCAATAAAGGTTGGACATTCTGTATGTCTGGAATCTTTTGTAACATGGACAAAGACAACATCCATGGAAGTTTTCATAAAAGTCATCGCTGAAAATCTATTATCTGGAGAGCGTAAGGTTTGTGCAGTCTCATTTTTAACCTTTGTTGCATTGGATGAGGAAGGAAAGCCTACTCCTGTGCCAAAAGTCATACCTCAGACAGAGGAGGAGAAATGGCTGCACCAACACGCTCCAGAACGAGCAGTTGCACGTAAAAAGCGGCGTGAAGAAAGCAAAAAATTAGCAAAAGAATTCGGTGTGAAAAAGCCTTGGGAGATAATTTGA
- a CDS encoding Cof-type HAD-IIB family hydrolase, with protein MNDKIVFFDIDGTLVNDEKQIPESTKESIQMLTANGVHVAIATGRGPFMFEPIRNELNIDSFVSFNGSYVVFKDEVIQKVPLSTEAISKIEIEADKAGHPLVYLDHQQATCNADNHDIIKNCTFNLMPAYPAYHPAYYKENEVYQVLLFCQEQHEKGYRDGYKGTFDFIRWHEDALDILPTGGSKAKGIEAFMKKMNMKPENVYAFGDALNDIEMLKTAGTGIAMGNGLSEAKEAADYVTKSVDEDGIYHGLKHYGLI; from the coding sequence ATGAACGATAAAATTGTATTTTTTGATATAGATGGAACACTTGTAAATGATGAGAAACAAATTCCTGAAAGCACAAAAGAAAGTATCCAAATGCTCACTGCTAATGGTGTTCATGTAGCGATTGCCACTGGTCGTGGACCTTTTATGTTCGAACCGATTCGAAATGAATTAAACATTGATTCATTTGTCAGTTTCAACGGATCTTACGTTGTGTTCAAGGATGAAGTGATCCAGAAGGTTCCTCTTTCAACTGAAGCCATTTCGAAAATAGAAATAGAAGCTGACAAAGCAGGTCATCCCCTTGTGTATTTAGATCATCAGCAGGCAACATGCAATGCAGATAATCATGACATAATTAAAAATTGTACGTTTAATCTAATGCCTGCCTATCCCGCTTATCATCCTGCATATTATAAAGAAAATGAAGTTTATCAAGTTCTTTTATTTTGCCAGGAACAGCATGAAAAAGGGTATCGCGATGGTTACAAAGGAACGTTTGATTTTATCAGATGGCATGAGGATGCACTAGATATCCTTCCAACAGGCGGTTCGAAAGCCAAAGGAATCGAAGCGTTTATGAAAAAAATGAACATGAAACCAGAAAACGTTTATGCATTCGGTGATGCTTTAAATGATATCGAAATGCTCAAAACTGCCGGAACCGGAATTGCAATGGGGAACGGTCTTTCAGAAGCAAAAGAAGCAGCGGATTATGTAACAAAATCAGTAGATGAAGATGGTATCTACCACGGTTTAAAACATTACGGTTTGATATAA
- a CDS encoding DUF6359 domain-containing protein, whose protein sequence is MVRKKPRILTHVFIIFAMVLSFVLPMTQTAKAADVLTVSEAIANNTGSDQTVEGYIVGVVKGGSGATISYQFDGPFSVNTNLALADSPDERDKTKLLPVQLPNTSLRTELNLADHPENLGKKIQIRGDLLAYFSVPGHKNADEYHFVDSTPAEPQVEDITATPEVGIVSIGSTISLATETADTSIYYTTDGSDPTIDSTLYTSPITINEDTTIKALGVKEGLKNSDIATFSYQVALAGLRIHDIQGASHQSPVAGKTVEGVKGVVTHVVDSSNFYMQDLHPDADENTSEGILVYQKNHGQVKGNVIEVSGQVKEWVLDGYSDKLKTDLAVTELNADRGTITVLSEGQALPRATIIGMFGRQQPTEIIDNDNFGLFDPKEDGIDFYESMEGMLVQVNNPSVIAPQQYGELVVVPDFWRKQKEFNTSGALNITANDYNPERIFVDMNDESFVAKSGDFFLGSIKGVMSYGFSNYKLLTNREDLPTFVEGKTKREITKFHQKHKELTIASFNVENFSANEEGKDGTSDEKVSRIAESIVYNLDAPDIVGLLEMQDGNGPTNNGYTDAKESADRLIAEIEAKGGPTYAYTDIAPADGKDGGIPGGNIRVAFIYNPERVSLAEATKGSATDSVHFTDGKLTLNPGRIDPTNPAFEDSRKPLAAQFLFKGESVIVVGNHFNSKGGDQPLFGKNQPPILKSEEQRLKIASIVNGFVKDVKKEDPNAKVVLLGDFNDFEFTPTLQTVKGNEMTSMIEEVPFKERYTYSYQGNAQVLDHILVSNNMAKKTKVDIVHINSQFMEEHGRASDHDPVMIQVKLDKVK, encoded by the coding sequence ATGGTGAGGAAGAAACCAAGAATTTTGACTCATGTTTTCATAATTTTTGCAATGGTTCTCAGCTTCGTATTACCCATGACTCAAACAGCAAAAGCAGCTGATGTGTTAACCGTCAGTGAAGCCATAGCGAACAACACAGGTTCGGATCAAACCGTGGAAGGTTATATTGTTGGAGTTGTAAAAGGTGGAAGTGGTGCAACCATTTCATATCAGTTTGATGGGCCGTTTTCTGTGAATACGAATCTAGCACTAGCAGATTCGCCAGATGAAAGAGATAAAACGAAACTTTTACCCGTTCAGTTACCTAACACTTCTTTACGAACTGAATTAAATTTAGCGGATCACCCTGAAAACCTTGGGAAAAAGATTCAGATCAGAGGAGACCTCCTCGCTTATTTTTCGGTTCCTGGGCATAAAAATGCAGATGAATATCATTTTGTTGACAGTACACCTGCAGAACCACAAGTAGAAGATATTACAGCTACTCCTGAAGTAGGAATTGTTTCAATAGGATCAACAATTTCACTTGCTACAGAAACTGCCGACACATCAATCTACTACACGACGGATGGTTCGGATCCTACGATAGACAGCACATTATACACAAGTCCAATTACAATTAATGAAGATACAACCATTAAAGCATTAGGTGTTAAGGAAGGCTTGAAGAATAGTGATATTGCAACATTTAGCTACCAAGTCGCTTTAGCCGGACTCCGTATTCATGACATCCAAGGAGCGAGCCATCAATCACCTGTTGCTGGTAAAACAGTTGAAGGTGTTAAAGGTGTCGTCACACATGTAGTAGACTCCAGCAATTTTTATATGCAGGACTTACATCCAGATGCTGATGAAAACACGTCTGAAGGAATTCTTGTTTACCAAAAAAATCACGGTCAAGTAAAAGGAAATGTAATTGAAGTAAGCGGACAAGTCAAAGAGTGGGTGCTCGATGGCTATTCTGATAAATTAAAAACCGATCTTGCTGTAACAGAATTGAATGCTGATAGAGGAACAATTACAGTTTTATCAGAAGGACAAGCATTGCCTAGAGCTACGATCATCGGCATGTTCGGTCGCCAGCAGCCAACGGAGATCATCGATAATGATAATTTTGGGCTGTTTGATCCGAAAGAAGACGGAATTGACTTTTATGAAAGTATGGAAGGAATGCTTGTACAAGTAAATAATCCTTCTGTCATCGCACCCCAGCAATACGGGGAACTTGTAGTTGTTCCAGACTTTTGGAGAAAGCAAAAAGAATTTAATACATCAGGTGCTTTAAACATTACTGCAAATGATTATAATCCCGAACGTATTTTTGTGGACATGAACGACGAATCGTTCGTTGCTAAATCAGGTGACTTCTTCCTTGGGTCAATTAAAGGGGTAATGAGCTATGGGTTCTCAAACTATAAGCTATTAACCAATCGGGAAGATCTGCCAACCTTTGTTGAAGGCAAAACGAAACGTGAAATCACAAAGTTCCATCAGAAACATAAAGAACTTACAATTGCCAGCTTCAATGTTGAAAATTTCTCTGCTAACGAAGAAGGAAAAGATGGAACAAGTGATGAGAAAGTAAGCCGTATTGCTGAATCGATTGTTTACAACTTGGATGCTCCTGATATCGTAGGTTTACTTGAGATGCAGGATGGAAACGGACCAACGAATAACGGTTATACAGACGCAAAAGAAAGTGCAGATCGGTTAATCGCTGAAATCGAAGCAAAAGGCGGTCCAACTTACGCATACACTGATATTGCTCCTGCGGATGGCAAGGATGGCGGAATTCCAGGCGGAAACATTCGCGTGGCATTCATTTACAACCCTGAGCGCGTGTCACTTGCAGAAGCAACAAAAGGTTCAGCAACAGATTCTGTTCATTTTACAGATGGAAAACTGACACTAAACCCAGGACGTATTGATCCAACGAACCCGGCATTTGAAGATAGCCGCAAACCATTAGCAGCACAATTCCTATTTAAAGGCGAAAGTGTGATCGTCGTTGGCAATCACTTTAACTCGAAAGGCGGAGATCAGCCGCTGTTTGGAAAAAATCAGCCTCCTATTTTGAAGAGTGAAGAACAAAGGTTGAAGATTGCTAGTATCGTAAACGGTTTTGTGAAGGATGTTAAAAAGGAAGACCCGAATGCAAAAGTGGTATTACTTGGGGATTTCAATGACTTTGAGTTCACGCCAACACTTCAAACTGTGAAGGGCAATGAAATGACGAGCATGATTGAAGAAGTCCCATTTAAAGAACGATATACTTATTCCTATCAAGGCAACGCACAGGTGCTCGATCATATTCTTGTCTCTAACAACATGGCTAAAAAGACTAAAGTAGATATCGTTCATATCAACTCGCAGTTCATGGAAGAACACGGAAGGGCGAGTGACCACGATCCTGTTATGATTCAAGTAAAGTTAGACAAAGTTAAATAA
- a CDS encoding Ger(x)C family spore germination protein, which produces MKILKRFILFSLCLLLLTGCWDQHELDELSIVMGMGINVAKNGDLIVSYQIVNPTEVAPGITGAGGGKQPVFTVYESRGKNIMEATRNASRQTSRRLFFAHARMLVLSEKLAKDSIYQALDMVSRDPEVRSTIQVLVARGTTPSKILRTFSAIDKVTSDEVAAILRITEENWGENLQQDINEVLQSIINEGGEPLINGLEIVGDKELAVTAKNYEVGDPARIRLSGMGVFKNGKLKGWIDGPEARGVVWIKGKIKSSAISVGCKGYKGAVNIEVVRSKTSLSALTEGDIPEIKVAVYPETNIAEVNCPVNLENEAEIFKLENTFNKVIKNEIVKGVYASQKLNSDVLGFGELLYREDPKKWLNVYSKNYESIFPQMKVKVHVESRIRRSGIRTSPFLFEKKEGPS; this is translated from the coding sequence ATGAAGATCTTGAAGCGTTTCATTCTCTTTTCATTGTGTTTGTTATTGTTGACTGGGTGCTGGGATCAGCATGAGTTAGATGAACTGTCTATCGTGATGGGAATGGGCATTAATGTGGCAAAAAATGGTGATTTAATCGTAAGTTATCAAATCGTAAACCCGACGGAAGTGGCTCCAGGTATTACAGGGGCCGGAGGAGGAAAACAACCCGTATTTACTGTTTACGAAAGCAGAGGTAAAAACATAATGGAAGCCACTCGCAATGCTTCGAGACAAACTTCGCGCCGTCTATTTTTTGCACACGCAAGGATGCTTGTACTCAGTGAAAAGCTTGCGAAAGACAGTATTTATCAAGCGCTCGATATGGTTTCCCGGGATCCCGAGGTTCGTTCTACGATACAAGTGCTCGTTGCAAGAGGAACAACACCTTCTAAAATTTTGAGAACTTTTTCCGCGATTGACAAAGTAACTTCTGATGAGGTAGCGGCTATCTTAAGAATAACAGAAGAAAACTGGGGGGAAAATCTTCAGCAAGATATTAACGAAGTATTGCAGTCAATTATTAATGAGGGCGGTGAACCTCTTATCAACGGCCTCGAAATCGTGGGGGACAAGGAACTCGCCGTAACTGCAAAAAACTATGAAGTTGGAGACCCTGCACGAATCAGGCTGTCTGGTATGGGCGTTTTTAAAAACGGTAAATTAAAAGGCTGGATAGATGGACCAGAAGCCAGGGGAGTTGTTTGGATAAAAGGAAAAATTAAAAGCTCTGCCATCTCGGTTGGCTGTAAAGGTTATAAAGGTGCCGTTAATATCGAAGTAGTACGATCGAAAACATCATTATCAGCCTTAACAGAAGGGGATATCCCTGAGATAAAAGTGGCTGTTTACCCAGAGACTAATATAGCCGAAGTAAACTGTCCAGTTAATCTGGAAAACGAAGCTGAAATTTTCAAGCTTGAAAACACATTTAACAAGGTGATAAAGAATGAAATAGTTAAAGGCGTATATGCTTCACAAAAACTTAATAGTGATGTATTAGGATTTGGAGAACTTTTATATCGCGAAGATCCAAAGAAATGGTTAAACGTTTATAGTAAAAATTATGAAAGTATCTTTCCTCAAATGAAAGTAAAAGTTCACGTAGAATCTCGAATTAGAAGGTCAGGTATTCGTACATCACCATTTTTATTTGAAAAGAAAGAAGGACCATCATGA
- a CDS encoding spore germination protein, whose translation MRNRRKRPYMKTQKLSEMVANNKIGDSPFSPSASHSEDNGSSEQYSNNETVEEGKLSPVLNTTFRQLKTRLGDPLDLIIREFEIEMNHNQKVTAAVIFLEELNDPVLVNEFIIEPLLALRPVKRTRTISFEHTLHYIKQNGISIGKVSDVETEEELIESLLAGLSVLLIEGSKKGLKLGTCGGKARGIEEPTTEVVIRGPKQGFTETIKTNISMIRRIVRSPDLRIEKFVVGEVTKTDIAIVYLDNIANPLLIKEVKERINQIKTDAIIESGQLEEFIQDETITVFPQMVDTERPDVVAGNILEGRVGILVNGTPFALIAPTQFIQFFQSAEDYYMRYDISSFLRLLRFSVFIISLIAPSTYIALTTFHQAMIPTTLLFGIAAQREGVPFPALAEAMIMEFTFEILREAGIRMPRAVGVTVSIVGALVLGQAAVQAGLVSPVMVIVVGITAVASFAVPSFAVATSARLLRFPLMLISSIFGFYGLTLALIVIVAHLTSLRSFGYPYLSPFAPLQVQDLKDSLFRFPITQLLKRPEKLARKNQTRTAPYTVKKKREEDTTR comes from the coding sequence ATGCGAAATAGAAGGAAACGTCCTTATATGAAGACACAAAAGCTTTCTGAAATGGTTGCTAACAATAAAATAGGTGACAGCCCTTTCTCTCCTTCAGCTTCCCATTCTGAAGATAATGGCAGTTCAGAACAATATTCTAACAATGAAACTGTTGAAGAAGGAAAGCTAAGTCCTGTGCTGAACACTACGTTCAGGCAGCTGAAAACCCGGCTTGGAGATCCACTGGATCTAATCATTAGAGAATTCGAAATTGAAATGAACCACAATCAAAAAGTAACGGCAGCAGTAATTTTTTTAGAAGAATTGAATGATCCGGTGCTAGTCAATGAATTTATTATCGAGCCTTTATTGGCTCTAAGACCTGTAAAAAGGACAAGAACGATATCATTCGAACACACTCTTCACTATATTAAGCAAAATGGGATTTCTATTGGAAAAGTATCAGATGTCGAAACAGAAGAAGAATTAATCGAGTCCTTATTAGCTGGGTTAAGTGTCTTGCTGATTGAGGGAAGTAAAAAGGGACTTAAACTAGGCACATGCGGCGGTAAAGCGAGAGGAATTGAAGAACCTACGACAGAAGTGGTAATACGCGGTCCGAAACAAGGGTTTACGGAAACAATAAAGACGAATATTTCCATGATACGAAGAATTGTAAGGTCACCAGATTTAAGAATTGAAAAGTTTGTAGTCGGTGAGGTCACAAAAACCGATATAGCGATTGTTTACTTAGATAATATTGCAAATCCGCTCTTAATTAAAGAAGTAAAAGAACGGATCAACCAAATAAAAACGGATGCCATTATTGAATCAGGACAGCTCGAAGAATTTATTCAAGATGAAACAATTACGGTTTTTCCTCAGATGGTTGATACAGAAAGGCCAGATGTTGTTGCAGGAAACATCTTAGAAGGACGCGTGGGAATTCTAGTTAATGGCACTCCGTTTGCATTAATCGCCCCCACGCAGTTTATTCAGTTCTTCCAATCTGCTGAAGACTATTATATGAGGTATGACATCAGCAGCTTTTTAAGGCTGCTACGATTTTCAGTTTTCATCATCTCGTTGATCGCTCCATCAACTTACATAGCTCTGACCACTTTCCATCAAGCGATGATACCGACAACGCTGCTTTTTGGTATTGCAGCTCAGCGGGAAGGAGTTCCTTTTCCAGCACTTGCCGAAGCAATGATAATGGAATTTACATTTGAAATTTTGCGTGAAGCTGGTATTCGGATGCCGCGTGCGGTTGGGGTTACCGTTTCGATTGTTGGGGCACTCGTATTAGGTCAAGCAGCAGTTCAGGCAGGACTTGTGTCTCCGGTTATGGTAATCGTTGTTGGAATTACAGCGGTAGCTAGTTTTGCTGTGCCATCATTTGCGGTAGCTACTTCTGCCCGTTTATTACGTTTTCCGCTAATGCTGATCTCTTCTATTTTCGGTTTTTACGGACTCACTCTTGCATTGATTGTTATCGTAGCGCATCTTACTAGCTTAAGGTCATTTGGTTATCCATACTTAAGCCCGTTTGCCCCATTGCAAGTTCAGGATTTAAAAGACAGTTTATTCCGTTTTCCAATTACACAGCTGCTGAAGCGGCCTGAGAAACTGGCAAGAAAAAATCAGACGCGCACAGCACCTTATACAGTAAAGAAAAAAAGGGAGGAGGATACGACAAGATGA
- a CDS encoding SOS response-associated peptidase: MCGRYMLYYEKDVIIDAFNLINEFDYEERYNIAPSQQILAIVKSKDGNRAGNMQWGLIPNWAKDPKIGNKLINARSETVNEKPSFKESFINKRCLIPASGFYEWRKEGSKKQPYLFCLPDKRPFAFAGIWSRWKQESDGRTEEKITCSILTKKANASIEDYHDRMPVMFLPDEGEEWLNKTAETKRLIHLIDQSNFTLFSEAVTLESPAKQR; this comes from the coding sequence ATGTGCGGCCGTTATATGCTTTATTACGAAAAGGATGTAATCATTGATGCTTTTAACTTGATCAATGAATTTGATTATGAAGAACGATACAATATTGCTCCGAGCCAGCAGATACTTGCGATTGTGAAAAGTAAAGATGGAAACAGAGCCGGTAATATGCAATGGGGACTCATTCCGAACTGGGCGAAAGATCCAAAGATCGGCAATAAACTCATCAATGCACGAAGCGAAACTGTCAATGAAAAGCCAAGTTTTAAAGAGTCATTTATTAATAAAAGGTGTTTGATACCGGCTAGTGGATTTTATGAGTGGAGAAAAGAAGGAAGTAAGAAGCAGCCATATCTGTTTTGCTTACCGGACAAAAGACCGTTTGCTTTTGCAGGAATATGGTCGAGATGGAAACAGGAATCGGATGGAAGAACTGAAGAGAAAATCACTTGTTCTATTTTAACAAAAAAAGCAAATGCCTCTATCGAAGACTATCATGACAGAATGCCTGTAATGTTTTTGCCGGATGAAGGTGAAGAATGGCTCAATAAAACAGCTGAAACAAAGAGATTAATACATCTGATTGATCAAAGTAATTTCACTCTTTTTTCTGAAGCTGTAACACTGGAAAGCCCCGCAAAACAAAGATAG
- a CDS encoding alpha/beta-type small acid-soluble spore protein, whose product MARNNSNNDLSVSGAWAALEQMKYEIASEFGVQLGPDTTSRMNGSVGGEITKRLVQMAEQQLGGGYRR is encoded by the coding sequence ATGGCACGTAACAACTCTAATAACGATTTATCAGTATCTGGAGCTTGGGCAGCATTAGAACAAATGAAGTATGAAATCGCTTCTGAATTTGGCGTACAGCTTGGTCCAGACACAACTTCCCGTATGAATGGATCAGTAGGTGGCGAAATCACTAAACGTCTCGTTCAAATGGCTGAACAGCAACTTGGTGGCGGATACCGCCGCTAA
- a CDS encoding endospore germination permease — MKMYKIDIQQYFIIIVLFELGSAILVGVGMSAGRDAWLAILMGMVIGMVMFTGYYYLSKQFPEMSLTQYLQVLFGKYVGKTLGFCYLLYFLYLATRVLRDFGSLLLSAVFVQTPIIVVNTLMIATIIYVLKLGFEVLVRTGEIFFTLVIMLGLTLGVLVFSADLMDLNYLLPFLGQGLVPVIKAAFPVTPTFPFGEMVVFLMLFPYVKSKNKTLKIGLFAMLVSGLILSGTIAVDIMVLGGHVATHVYFPLLSAVAKINLGEFIQRMDALVVFTLIIGGFFKIAIFLYVAVKAAQDVFEVKDEKTLITPIGIIAVISSVAIASNFVEHIREGLRIVPHFIHIPFQVVLPSIFIIIFLIRKKKLKHFAASSSPTSAK, encoded by the coding sequence ATGAAAATGTATAAGATTGATATTCAACAATATTTCATCATTATCGTTTTGTTCGAACTCGGGAGTGCTATTCTTGTGGGAGTCGGCATGAGTGCGGGACGTGATGCGTGGTTAGCCATCTTGATGGGGATGGTTATAGGAATGGTGATGTTTACGGGATATTATTATTTATCCAAACAGTTTCCTGAAATGTCACTTACGCAGTATCTTCAGGTTTTGTTCGGTAAATATGTCGGGAAAACTTTAGGGTTTTGTTATTTGCTTTATTTTCTCTACTTGGCAACAAGGGTGCTGCGTGACTTTGGAAGCTTGCTTTTATCAGCAGTATTTGTTCAAACACCAATCATTGTCGTCAATACACTAATGATCGCTACAATCATTTATGTTCTTAAACTAGGCTTTGAAGTCCTTGTAAGAACAGGTGAGATTTTTTTTACGCTTGTGATAATGCTTGGACTGACACTAGGTGTTCTCGTTTTTTCGGCAGATTTAATGGATCTTAATTATTTACTTCCTTTTTTAGGGCAGGGGTTAGTGCCTGTCATAAAAGCGGCATTTCCTGTAACTCCAACGTTTCCATTTGGTGAAATGGTCGTATTTCTGATGCTGTTCCCATATGTGAAATCCAAAAATAAAACATTAAAAATAGGGTTGTTCGCGATGCTGGTCAGCGGGCTAATTTTAAGCGGTACGATAGCGGTGGATATCATGGTTCTTGGAGGTCATGTTGCTACTCATGTCTATTTCCCGCTATTATCCGCAGTTGCAAAAATCAATTTAGGAGAGTTCATTCAGCGGATGGACGCACTGGTAGTATTCACTCTGATTATCGGGGGCTTCTTCAAGATAGCCATCTTTTTATACGTTGCAGTAAAAGCGGCTCAAGATGTATTTGAAGTAAAGGATGAAAAAACACTCATAACTCCGATTGGAATTATAGCGGTTATTTCTTCTGTTGCGATTGCATCAAACTTCGTAGAACATATAAGAGAGGGTTTAAGAATTGTCCCACATTTTATTCATATTCCTTTTCAAGTCGTGCTGCCCTCTATCTTTATTATCATTTTTCTAATCAGAAAGAAGAAACTTAAGCATTTCGCTGCTTCTTCTTCACCCACATCTGCCAAATAA
- the gnd gene encoding phosphogluconate dehydrogenase (NAD(+)-dependent, decarboxylating), with protein sequence MEIGLIGLGKMGFNMALNMNDKGYTVIATDVNKDTVSEISSQGVKGVNSIEELTNTFTGKKAVILLVPAGEIVDKVISELKPHLTEGDIIIDAGNSMYKHTLRRYEELKAEGIHFVDVGTSGGTDGARHGLCAMMGGDEEAVNYLAPLYEKICVENGFMITGRAGSGHFLKMVHNGIEYGMMQAIGEGFEILDKSDFDYDYEAVSKVWNNGSVIRSWLMELMENAFSKQPKLEDIRGVMNSSGEGIWTVEAALDYQASAPVIALSQFMRFRSLEDDTFHGKVVAALRNEFGGHAVVKK encoded by the coding sequence ATGGAAATCGGTTTAATCGGCCTTGGTAAAATGGGCTTTAATATGGCATTGAACATGAACGACAAAGGATATACTGTAATTGCGACAGACGTTAATAAAGATACAGTTAGCGAGATTTCTTCTCAAGGTGTTAAAGGAGTAAACTCAATCGAAGAGCTTACGAACACTTTTACTGGGAAAAAAGCGGTTATATTGCTTGTACCTGCCGGCGAAATCGTAGACAAAGTAATCAGTGAACTTAAACCACACCTGACTGAAGGTGACATCATCATTGATGCAGGGAACTCCATGTACAAACATACATTACGCCGTTATGAAGAGCTGAAAGCAGAAGGAATCCACTTTGTAGACGTTGGTACGAGCGGCGGAACAGACGGTGCTCGCCATGGACTTTGCGCGATGATGGGCGGAGACGAAGAGGCTGTAAATTATCTTGCACCACTTTATGAGAAAATCTGTGTTGAGAACGGATTTATGATCACTGGTCGTGCAGGAAGCGGACATTTCCTAAAGATGGTTCATAACGGAATCGAGTATGGCATGATGCAAGCAATCGGTGAAGGATTTGAAATCCTTGACAAGAGTGATTTTGATTACGATTACGAAGCGGTTTCAAAAGTTTGGAACAATGGTTCAGTGATCAGAAGCTGGCTTATGGAGCTTATGGAGAATGCTTTCAGCAAACAGCCGAAACTTGAAGATATTCGCGGAGTGATGAATTCATCAGGCGAGGGGATCTGGACAGTCGAAGCTGCACTTGATTATCAGGCTTCTGCTCCAGTCATTGCTCTTTCTCAATTCATGCGATTCCGTTCATTGGAAGACGATACTTTCCACGGAAAAGTGGTAGCAGCTCTTCGAAATGAATTCGGCGGACATGCTGTCGTTAAAAAATAA